In Treponema primitia ZAS-1, a single window of DNA contains:
- a CDS encoding sugar ABC transporter substrate-binding protein codes for MSKKTWIFASLFVMVSLTMSFAGGQSSGGQGGAAKKIKFGYVLNDMSHEWYQNIAKGARARAEELGIEITIADAAMDAAKQVSQLENMITQGVDVLIVTPVDVKSLPNIIAEATKAGIPVITESNVVPGAKTYVGIDNVSGGKKAGLWFAEYAKANKIDPKIIIVGLPAFEDCRQRVEGFKAGMDQGGLKYTILQEVDGQGAKETSLKVAQDAVTAHPDVNVIFGINDNSTTGGMAAYKEAGLDESKLTAIGFGFEGVVGREALLSGGPYKSAVAMFPDYVGVSVVDAAYKAYNKETLPANYESGTVVVTQQNFPQFYTKKGNDYETNFEAIRSLK; via the coding sequence ATGAGTAAAAAGACATGGATTTTTGCAAGTTTGTTCGTAATGGTTTCTTTAACCATGAGTTTTGCCGGGGGGCAAAGTTCAGGTGGACAGGGAGGAGCGGCAAAAAAGATTAAATTCGGTTATGTCCTGAACGACATGAGTCATGAGTGGTATCAGAATATTGCCAAAGGCGCACGGGCTCGGGCAGAAGAACTGGGCATAGAGATCACCATCGCCGATGCGGCCATGGATGCCGCAAAACAGGTGAGCCAGCTTGAAAACATGATCACCCAGGGTGTGGATGTTCTTATTGTCACCCCTGTTGATGTAAAGTCATTGCCTAACATAATAGCCGAAGCAACTAAGGCGGGCATTCCGGTTATTACCGAGTCCAATGTGGTTCCCGGAGCCAAAACCTATGTGGGTATTGATAACGTATCGGGGGGCAAAAAAGCCGGGCTCTGGTTTGCAGAATACGCAAAGGCCAATAAAATTGATCCCAAGATCATTATCGTTGGTCTCCCTGCTTTTGAAGACTGCCGCCAACGGGTCGAAGGTTTTAAAGCCGGTATGGATCAAGGCGGGCTTAAGTACACCATCCTTCAGGAAGTTGACGGACAGGGCGCTAAGGAAACCTCCCTCAAGGTAGCCCAGGACGCCGTTACTGCTCATCCTGATGTAAACGTGATCTTCGGTATTAATGACAATTCCACCACTGGCGGTATGGCCGCTTATAAAGAAGCCGGTCTTGACGAAAGCAAACTCACCGCCATCGGTTTTGGTTTTGAAGGCGTGGTTGGACGGGAAGCCCTGTTGAGCGGCGGCCCCTACAAGTCAGCAGTTGCCATGTTCCCCGATTACGTGGGCGTTTCCGTAGTTGACGCCGCATACAAGGCCTATAACAAAGAAACCCTGCCTGCCAATTATGAATCGGGCACCGTGGTTGTTACCCAGCAAAACTTCCCCCAATTCTATACGAAGAAGGGGAATGATTACGAAACCAATTTTGAAGCTATTCGTTCTTTGAAATAG